Part of the Temnothorax longispinosus isolate EJ_2023e chromosome 5, Tlon_JGU_v1, whole genome shotgun sequence genome is shown below.
cttatactccattatttttaaatatttatattcttgacTTTATTGAGCtttattaattagattttgaATCTTTTAGCAGTTTAAAGATGAACTCACTTTATTTAATGCTCACTTTTCTTTATACACCCTGTGTAAAATGATGTTCAATATTCAGTAATTTGTGAAACAGCCAGAAATTAGAACATCATGCATGGCagttaaacatattaaaaaatagtattcgTCTGTAAAACAAGTATTCGATTAATCAATAAGAGACATCTTCCAAAATTAAAAGTGCAGAGCTCTGCGATGCAGTTTTAAAAGATTGATTGGCGTTCTATTGTCTTGCCAGCAGGTACCTTTAGAACCTACTCCTACCCCATACATTCACAGGGTTTGCTGCAAAAAggtaaattatagaattactaatattattgtaaacgCTGTCCGTAAGTTACTTTCAGATCGgctgtaataaattaatacgtatAACATAACATCCCGCTAATCGAGAAGTGTAAAACGAGCTTCCgttgaaatgtaatttatttcatttttaatatttatacatagttCTAATTACACATACGTTTGTCATAGTGTTATTAAAACATACACAATTATTACCACGTTTGTTTATTGCatgttattgcaaaatataataattgccTTGCATGCTATATTGTAGATTATCTAAATGTGTCATGTCACTACAATTGGACATGTCTTTTCCGTCATAGaagtattactttttattctagtgcttattttataattgccAAAATTTGTTGAAACCAGAATTTTTCGTAATTCTCTAACTTTATTgtcacatatttttaattaaatgaataggtatttgaatatatttggCTTCTACATCtcaaattctaaaaaaaaagatttttttatttttcatattttagatgctttattaatatattaagtaatttttaacattaaattatatttctgccttaacattttgaaataattattatttttctttgttttactTCAACATCTGAAGTTTTACTTCAACAACTGAAAGAATCCGGTATCactaacatttttatattttatcgcaCCTTATTTCAGTTTgcactattattttattttactatagatggggaaaagtttaaaataaaaggattATTGAATTGTTATGATTAATTTCTTACtagagaatattatttttttaatgattgtaaatatatacacaaaaatttatttttatctttattccttttaaaatatttaaagcattGATCTCactaattttataaagcgATTAATACAATTGcttcgtatataaaaaaatcttaaactctgaaaaatttaaaaaggacgattatcatttttttcttatacatagatatgtaaCTGATTATCGTTACATGcaaatgatttaaataatgcaGCAAATGTGAACTATTAagttatttacttttactaCATGCGTCGACGCGCGTGGGACAcgataattatctttaattacaattacgttTGTTTAGATTGAGGCAGCGGACAAGCAGTTACGAGCGACGCGTCGGTTTCTGGACGAGCAAGCGAGTGAGCGTGAAATGGAACGAGACGAAGCTGCGAAACAAATTCGCTTTTTGCAAGAGCAACTCAAGGAACGCGAGCGCGACAAAGAAAGAGATATGCGTATCACTTCCGAGGTAAAATTcccgtttatttattattttttttttttaacaaaaagattttttgttGAGTAAACACGATATGCTTTTTATAATCACCCGCTGTGGTTAGCTTTAGGATTTCTCAATTAATCCTTAATTAGTTCATTTCAATTGATAAAAGATATTCATATATGCTGAGGACTGCAAAACACTGTCTTAAATACGTCGGAATTTTTCTGCAATGTGTATGATCGTCCtcggaaaaattaaaaaaaaattatcttgattcttcaaatttaaagaatgttaacagaaatattatgcaataattttgCTTACAGCTAACTaaggattaattaatttaatacagaCTTTTTTAATTCGCTATGGTAATTATTGCACTAACCAGGAAATTTCAACTGGCATAATGACTGCCATCTCTAAAACTTAACTAGGTTTCTGtggtttacttaatttaatactTAACATAGACTTAAAACTGCTGGAAAAAGATTGCACAATATTGATCCATGAAAAATGggtttattttagtgaaaatactagataaaatcttataatataaatataaattctgtaATTCTAAAATTTGTACTTTGTAGAATATGCACTTTGACCAGCAGGTTTCTTAatctaaagtaaaaaataatttctttgaaaaagcAGTATAATATAGAACATAAATTTAACTATCAATTGAAAGGGCTattattttggaaattaattgtATCGCCAGCAATTAGTGTCACGCATCACGACTAATTGTATTAACACAATGTTTTTTCTGCACTCTGGTTTTGGTTTTCTGTTTGTCGCACAAAGCAGTCTGAGCTATCGTCTGAAACAACTTCAAACGTCCCTGAGCTTCAAACGATTGACATCAATGCAGCTGTGAGTGTTGTATTTACtttgattttttaactttttctacAGTTTTTTCGTCATCACACAGTGGGTAAGAAAAGTACCCATATGTTTGCCAAAATGCTATTTGATAAgctatttaacaaattactgTTTACTTAATTgtctatatttacaatataattagcTAAATGCttttaaatactttacaaattttttgaacaataaataaaagtgcTTAAATATAGCATAATAAAGAAGTTCAGACTACTTCTAGGTAGAATCatgtatcttatttatttatcatcattcttgagtaatttttattttttaagtcataatttaattattttttttattattaattagatatgtagttatttttgtttcttaccCACTGTAcattaagttaaaattatataagtaaatatacatTACACGACTCCCCATGCTTTATGTGTTGGGTCACGCTTGACTGGAGATATAGGTGATATCCTGTAAAACCGATGCGTTGATAACTcgcctatatatatacatgtgatTTATGATCTAGGTGGAGGCTCTCGAATCTCAGATGAGAGAGATGTCGTCATTAATGTCCGACACCGAGGCGAAGAAGTCGGAGAAGGAGAGTGAATTGAAGGCTGCGGTGGATAAAATATGGGTCTTGCGAGAGATTATTACTGACTTAGAGCAGCAGCTGCAAGCCAAGATTGAAAAGGAGGAGTCCTTGCAAATGCAAATCAATCAACTGGAAACCGTGATAACCGCACAGACAAAGCATCAACAAGAATTGGTTCAAGAGCTGGATGCTATCAAATCTGGTACCGAGAACAGACATCTGAACGAGCAAATTAACCATTTACAAGTAAGTAAAGTGAGCAAatgtgtaaattataatatatgcgaGGTGAAAATAGTTACAGAATAGCTCTTTGTGTTTTAGGAGGAATTAAGTAAGCACAAGTTAAGTTCAGAGCACTTCAACGTCAATTCGTCCGTGTTGAAGCAAATAAAAGCGGAATTGCATGAGATGCAAAATCAATTGGACAAGAGAATTCGAGAGATGGAATCTGCCCACATGTGTGGTTCCAATCTAAGTTTGAGTCAGCCGAGCGAAGACGTCTCAATCAGGGAGCAAATCGACGCGACGAGATGTTTGACCCCGGATGATCCGTCTTCACCACCGATGCTGCCGCTAGATCAAGTACTCAAGCTGAAAGACAAAATGTTGAAACACGCACGTGCCGAAGAAGTAGCTTTCAAGAGAATCAAGGACTTAGAGATGCAGTTAACAACAATGAAAAATCAGAACGAGGAATTATTAGCGGAACAAGAGATCTTGCACCAGACGGCATCTGAGCAACTGTTCCAAATCGAAGCGATGCGCGGTCGTTTGGAGCAGCACAAACAGAGCGCGCCTTTCGCTCAGAAACAAGCAACATCTCGTTTGGAATCGCAGTTGCATGAAGCTACGACAAAATATCATTCCCTGGAGCAAACTATTACCGACAAAGAGATAGAGTTGAAGGAGTTGAAAGCCCAGCTTGAAAGGACTAATCAAATGTTAGCAGAGAAAGAAGCGGaaatggaaaatttcgtaCAGTCCGAAAATGGTGTACTGCAGAAGATCGAGCGATTAAAAGATCAATTAAAACTCGTTCAAGAGGAGAAGAAAATGCTGCAGATAAAACTTGGGACGCAGGAGCACACTCAACTAGAATTGCCACAACTGATCGACACAATGCTGGCGGATAAGAACGAGGAGATCGATCATCTAAAAGAACAGCTCTccaaaaaggaaaaacaatTGAATGCCTATTCATCGCTCGCTTTGGACGACGTGCAGTTAAGAGAACTAACGAAACAAGCAGAGGCCAAAAACAGTGCGCGAACATTAAGCGATATCCTCTCCATTCACTCGGAATGTGAGGAATTTCCTGAAGCTATTCGAGCGCCTAACGCGACACATGTGACATCACACAATATCTCTAGTTTTAGAGTTCCTACGTCCATGTCGAAGAACACGTTACACACGAACAGTCTCAACACTTTGGAAGCACCTTTGCTCGATCTAGATAAGATGGATACGCAAGTACCACCGTTGGATCTGCATTCCCATACGCATAGTTACAGTAATGGGAATGTCGGTCACTCGGAAATGGAGTTGCAGCGTTCCGGAGAGGAGTCAAAATCATCATCTCCCAAAAACAACGATGTTAGCGAGGATTCTCAACGAATCGAGGAAGTACTGAATGAAAAAATGAAGGAGATCGAAAACATATCGAATCAACTGCAAGCTCTGCAACAGGAGCTAGACTCAAAGTCTGACCTTTTGTGCAAGTACGAGACGGAATTGACCACCTTGCAGAAACAATATCAGGACTTGCAGGACGAGTTTAAGGAGACTGTCGAAAACTTGGTGCgggataaaaatttctataaaggACAATACGAGTTGGCTCAAGCGTcggaaagtaaaataaagaaggaTCTGGAGGAAGTAGAAAACATCTTGAAACTGAAGACGGACGAACTCGAAGATTACAAGGATAGGATGCAGGTGAACGAAAGGATCATCACGGAATTAAACGCGAACAACACGAAGCTGAAGAGAGAGATCGAAGTTAGAGAAAAAGATCAGATGAAAAGGAGCAACTTCTTGCTGCAGGATACGACACAAGAACTGCAACGATTTAAAGAGCTCGTCCTGGATAAAGATATCGCCTTGGAGACTATTCAAACGCGCAATATCGAGATCGAGAACGAGAACAAGCAACTATACGAATTTAAGACAAAGGTTCATATGCGCGAGCGAGAAATCGCCGAGTTACAAGACGAGATCTTACGGCTGACAGATGGTTTGAACAATCGGGATCAGGTTATTCGTAAATTGGAGGAGATGGCGAGGCGAATGAGTGACGTACAGTCGGGCACGTCCTCTCCGTCGTCCTCTAGCAACAAGGATCAAGAGATCCATCACCTGCAGGAGTTCCTAAAGGAGAAGGACAAGGTAATCAGGCAGATGAGCGATGATAGCAAGAGCTTGCAGCGAGCACTGGAGACTATAAAAAGCAAAATGAAAGAATCGGGTAATATTGTGgaactgagaaaaaaattgaaggaagaACGTAGACTGAACGAGGAACTGAGAGATACAGTGCAGAGGTTGCAGAAGGAGTTGCAAGATGTGTCCGCGCGACGCTCGCAGGAGGATAGCGATATCGAGGACATGGTCCAGCGAGAATTGCATCTCTCCGTACGATTGGATAAGCAACTTATGCAGGTAATTAAGAATGATGAAGTCGTGGATGGAATAGCGACCGAAGATCAAAAGACGAATGAAATACGCAAGGACAACGAATTACTAAGGAGATTAAAGGATGACTTAGAGATCGAACGAGATATAATGAGACATCAGATCGCTGAGTACGAAGATCGTATCCTGCAACTGAAAGCGGATTTGACAGAGGAGACGAAGAAGGTGGTTAAGTTGGACAAAGAACTTGTATCAGAGAGGAACGCGGTGGAGTTCTTGAGGACGCAGATAGAAGAACATCGTCGGATGGCGGAAGTAGAACGAATACGGGAGACTAAGTTAATCGAGTTCTTGCAGACAAAGTTGAAAGCCTCTCTGGAGAACGAGGAGAAACTCCATAATAATCTAGCATCGATGAGACAACAGCAGATTAATCTGGATTCACAATTGACATTCATGAGAAAATTAATGGAAGTCGAAAATGCCAGTAGAAACTTGCCGAACTTTGCTGCAACCGTTCAAAATGAATCGGACAGGTAcgcgttaatttttaatttattttttaattttttattacttttacatattAGTTATGCTTATCTGTCTATAATCCTTCCTCGGCAAACATTGATATCTATGCCGatagaatttaattacattttagcAAAACAAGATAACCATGAGAGATTGAAGTTGTTCCGTAAGCAATATTTTGTTTcctaatctttctttttatatttaagaacgAGCGAAAATCTTGAGGAAAGCCGCGAACATAATGTGGAACTACGAGAGAATATAAAGAAACTGGAGAACGAAATGAGTAAATACGAGAAGAAGTTAGAGATCGCAATGGAGGAACAAGAAAGACTTATCAGCAGCCTAGCGTTGACCAACGGACTGAAAGAAATTCTAGAGGCGGATCTGCGGAGGACTACAGAAGAGTTAAGAGCGCGAGAACAGGACTGTAATCACCTACAAAAGCAGCTAAAAGTATTGACCGAAAACAAAAAGCAAGATCAACGAGACGCTGAGCTGGACGAGATCAAAGAATTGCGCAGGGAGATTAACATCGCCCGGGAAGTTAGGATAGAGCTGGAGGCCGACTTAAATTGTGCGAAACAGGAACTGAAGAAGTCCTCAAACCGGGAGCTGAAGCTTGCGCGCACGGTAGATTCCTTGAAAGAGCGAGAGACGGAGCTCAATACGAGATTACTAatttcaaaagaaaaagagaggaaactTAAGGATTTAATTGAGAATGTCAAGGATGCCCCCGCGAGTTTCATGCAGAAAGTTAAAGAACTGAGCGAGGCAGCTGAGAAATACGCTGTCGACAAGAGTAATCTGGAGGATAAACTCGGCAAGCTGAAAGTGGACAGAGAATTGTTAGTGCAACGTGTGAAATTGCTCGAGGGGCaattgaagaaattgaaaactACGCAGGCTTCGAGTCACCAGATGCCACCTATCGAAAGggtataaaattttgtttaattatttgaatctaattatatttaaaaattaaataattcagtatCTCTTAGAACTAAAAGAAGTTAACAGTGgtctaatttatatatttttcataacaatttgtatataaagattaattaactaTAAGTCTATGCTGCAGAGTAGATAACAACAAtgtgtaaattttgtattcCAGTTACAAAACTTCTATGGCATGTATCTACGAGAGAGAAGCAGACGGAAAGCGCTGGTGTATCAGAAAAAGTACCTACTGTGCGTGGTCAGCAGCTATCAATATTGTGAGGAGAATACGCTATGCGTGCTCGCGCAATTGACTCGAGACCAACGTTCTTACGCGCGAAGGCCTCAGAATAGGAAGGTGCGTTTCAGGATTATAGTGTTCACGATAGTCAGTGTACACAGGATGAAAAAGTTGACCAAATGCTGGCGAATGGGGAAAATCGTGGGTGCTAATGCTATCATGAGTAGTACCGACCCATTAAGTGATTTGCCACCTGTTCGGAATCTGGCATCGAATCATTCTCCGCCCGTGAGAGAAAGGGCGACAATGTAAGTCAAAACAATAATcaggtatattatttttataaaacctaTAAAGATTTGAAAGATGATTAT
Proteins encoded:
- the LOC139813329 gene encoding uncharacterized protein isoform X6 is translated as MSATQDEDERRRRSLEAGREMLEKYKVKRSTKDKGAGMEQIEQSDDENEKLHNEKSMLHKESGVTEGISSRDVTYSSVSISEGEADADLEGLAGRVAELEELLQGKEAIVGALNAEIDHLRAETASPNSSQSQASSTHGRDIISLYHIKLQEFEKAVNQRDNLIEHLTSSLEQALSARDAVTAQLNALNSMQLNNPAINNMNLQQKIEVLETTMSEQEALIRQLNAKLTDIREHVQTLEIERETRNAEINDYKIQINNLNEQIRLGAAEKNLNIDETLEQQRQYEARVDKIKQDMQHISDKFTTVTNANAIRHQQELKELTSKNQAEILNLKAKHDECMKILKDENKTLADRLNKELPDLESRHAKELSVFQAQLAHYKKTVEALKLELVNHTESQKVAQSEVQFYKMKIDELKFEAENERRMQNLHFQKEKDLLNEQITLHKIQLEEMTSKHITSMSILESKESIERSLEQALSNAAALKQENDTLKFKLDDLSCRYSTAQSIIESSQLNDRTLSGKFNDMEKSLSRFDITSVSTVSELGETMYKTFDEEVMKYQMTRRKLEEKMETERLLIEKVRTLEADLIKANNELEQADEKTRKTETQCEKLRDGLAHAWAQCAEFEERLNQTLTMSDSSKVNISLNSTISSKYLKANQSQDDDSALNQNVASQKKVLEPNIAGTLTDKYLKNNENLYKELQQILEGESSSDEVKLKLSRYYALCEKIATDKTQSSAENATLQKQQDSECSLQKSLENLWAEKEVLSREIEEMVNRHKEELDSVKVDSAKEIQRLRSLLQNFKDGNASLNDLRTELEVRHAKEMEELRTYFERKCLQMEKQYSEEIFSQQSKRISDNDSETEELTDDLYFGGAGDCLNVSNSRAATPSAIEESLRNKILDARLESEYEGSIRALRQELEDKVNEIQNIKADYKKAIDEQKELYECQICDIEIKLKHALTVPTMHQYCQTEWEALENGELSSLRDAYNHQLEEQIALARQDIVNALQEQIQALLSVEADKETNWPAELLELRDKFTSNAKQEIEELKKIHSAELAYLKDEHSCIVTRILEQHEKEIASFKSNIVDNREVSCVGVSENIMKERDNLWKACVTLKNLIGELVNYFAICEEEVNNTLINEVLRRQLSESAFIEEEKLSKSDSTILPETKHKNPSTQQIKRVHFAPQSSKITSIVNSDNETLQNLVDENIDEILRKELKTCLRRLKSDSTQIFNLSLSDVEDKVALSSNENLLASQVNEELSLKLNHAEALIINYQEQIERLKLHIFELQRKLLNAESKKEVVTEGYGESDFSRGDIVLQDLSQVQEKARHVLSNGGGDVSYLLQLIEELCRQNDKLIDDARKEREDLQQQQVPLEPTPTPYIHRVCCKKIEAADKQLRATRRFLDEQASEREMERDEAAKQIRFLQEQLKERERDKERDMRITSEVEALESQMREMSSLMSDTEAKKSEKESELKAAVDKIWVLREIITDLEQQLQAKIEKEESLQMQINQLETVITAQTKHQQELVQELDAIKSGTENRHLNEQINHLQEELSKHKLSSEHFNVNSSVLKQIKAELHEMQNQLDKRIREMESAHMCGSNLSLSQPSEDVSIREQIDATRCLTPDDPSSPPMLPLDQVLKLKDKMLKHARAEEVAFKRIKDLEMQLTTMKNQNEELLAEQEILHQTASEQLFQIEAMRGRLEQHKQSAPFAQKQATSRLESQLHEATTKYHSLEQTITDKEIELKELKAQLERTNQMLAEKEAEMENFVQSENGVLQKIERLKDQLKLVQEEKKMLQIKLGTQEHTQLELPQLIDTMLADKNEEIDHLKEQLSKKEKQLNAYSSLALDDVQLRELTKQAEAKNSARTLSDILSIHSECEEFPEAIRAPNATHVTSHNISSFRVPTSMSKNTLHTNSLNTLEAPLLDLDKMDTQVPPLDLHSHTHSYSNGNVGHSEMELQRSGEESKSSSPKNNDVSEDSQRIEEVLNEKMKEIENISNQLQALQQELDSKSDLLCKYETELTTLQKQYQDLQDEFKETVENLVRDKNFYKGQYELAQASESKIKKDLEEVENILKLKTDELEDYKDRMQVNERIITELNANNTKLKREIEVREKDQMKRSNFLLQDTTQELQRFKELVLDKDIALETIQTRNIEIENENKQLYEFKTKVHMREREIAELQDEILRLTDGLNNRDQVIRKLEEMARRMSDVQSGTSSPSSSSNKDQEIHHLQEFLKEKDKVIRQMSDDSKSLQRALETIKSKMKESGNIVELRKKLKEERRLNEELRDTVQRLQKELQDVSARRSQEDSDIEDMVQRELHLSVRLDKQLMQVIKNDEVVDGIATEDQKTNEIRKDNELLRRLKDDLEIERDIMRHQIAEYEDRILQLKADLTEETKKVVKLDKELVSERNAVEFLRTQIEEHRRMAEVERIRETKLIEFLQTKLKASLENEEKLHNNLASMRQQQINLDSQLTFMRKLMEVENASRNLPNFAATVQNESDRTSENLEESREHNVELRENIKKLENEMSKYEKKLEIAMEEQERLISSLALTNGLKEILEADLRRTTEELRAREQDCNHLQKQLKVLTENKKQDQRDAELDEIKELRREINIAREVRIELEADLNCAKQELKKSSNRELKLARTVDSLKERETELNTRLLISKEKERKLKDLIENVKDAPASFMQKVKELSEAAEKYAVDKSNLEDKLGKLKVDRELLVQRVKLLEGQLKKLKTTQASSHQMPPIERLQNFYGMYLRERSRRKALVYQKKYLLCVVSSYQYCEENTLCVLAQLTRDQRSYARRPQNRKVRFRIIVFTIVSVHRMKKLTKCWRMGKIVGANAIMSSTDPLSDLPPVRNLASNHSPPVRERATIRSSEQY
- the LOC139813329 gene encoding uncharacterized protein isoform X2 → MSATQDEDERRRRSLEAGREMLEKYKVKRSTKDKGAGMEQIEQSDDENEKLHNEKSMLHKESGVTEGISSRDVTYSSVSISEGEADADLEGLAGRVAELEELLQGKEAIVGALNAEIDHLRAETASPNSSQSQASSTHGRDIISLYHIKLQEFEKAVNQRDNLIEHLTSSLEQALSARDAVTAQLNALNSMQLNNPAINNMNLQQKIEVLETTMSEQEALIRQLNAKLTDIREHVQTLEIERETRNAEINDYKIQINNLNEQIRLGAAEKNLNIDETLEQQRQYEARVDKIKQDMQHISDKFTTVTNANAIRHQQELKELTSKNQAEILNLKAKHDECMKILKDENKTLADRLNKELPDLESRHAKELSVFQAQLAHYKKTVEALKLELVNHTESQKVAQSEVQFYKMKIDELKFEAENERRMQNLHFQKEKDLLNEQITLHKIQLEEMTSKHITSMSILESKESIERSLEQALSNAAALKQENDTLKFKLDDLSCRYSTAQSIIESSQLNDRTLSGKFNDMEKSLSRFDITSVSTVSELGETMYKTFDEEVMKYQMTRRKLEEKMETERLLIEKVRTLEADLIKANNELEQADEKTRKTETQCEKLRDGLAHAWAQCAEFEERLNQTLTMSDSSKVNISLNSTISSKYLKANQSQDDDSALNQNVASQKKVLEPNIAGTLTDKYLKNNENLYKELQQILEGESSSDEVKLKLSRYYALCEKIATDKTQSSAENATLQKQQDSECSLQKSLENLWAEKEVLSREIEEMVNRHKEELDSVKVDSAKEIQRLRSLLQNFKDGNASLNDLRTELEVRHAKEMEELRTYFERKCLQMEKQYSEEIFSQQSKRISDNDSETEELTDDLYFGGAGDCLNVSNSRAATPSAIEESLRNKILDARLESEYEGSIRALRQELEDKVNEIQNIKADYKKAIDEQKELYECQICDIEIKLKHALTVPTMHQYCQTEWEALENGELSSLRDAYNHQLEEQIALARQDIVNALQEQIQALLSVEADKETNWPAELLELRDKFTSNAKQEIEELKKIHSAELAYLKDEHSCIVTRILEQHEKEIASFKSNIVDNREVSCVGVSENIMKERDNLWKACVTLKNLIGELVNYFAICEEEVNNTLINEVLRRQLSESAFIEEEKLSKSDSTILPETKHKNPSTQQIKRVHFAPQSSKITSIVNSDNETLQNLVDENIDEILRKELKTCLRRLKSDSTQIFNLSLSDVEDKVALSSNENLLASQVNEELSLKLNHAEALIINYQEQIERLKLHIFELQRKLLNAESKKEVVTEGYGESDFSRGDIVLQDLSQVQEKARHVLSNGGGDVSYLLQLIEELCRQNDKLIDDARKEREDLQQQVPLEPTPTPYIHRVCCKKIEAADKQLRATRRFLDEQASEREMERDEAAKQIRFLQEQLKERERDKERDMRITSEQSELSSETTSNVPELQTIDINAAVEALESQMREMSSLMSDTEAKKSEKESELKAAVDKIWVLREIITDLEQQLQAKIEKEESLQMQINQLETVITAQTKHQQELVQELDAIKSGTENRHLNEQINHLQEELSKHKLSSEHFNVNSSVLKQIKAELHEMQNQLDKRIREMESAHMCGSNLSLSQPSEDVSIREQIDATRCLTPDDPSSPPMLPLDQVLKLKDKMLKHARAEEVAFKRIKDLEMQLTTMKNQNEELLAEQEILHQTASEQLFQIEAMRGRLEQHKQSAPFAQKQATSRLESQLHEATTKYHSLEQTITDKEIELKELKAQLERTNQMLAEKEAEMENFVQSENGVLQKIERLKDQLKLVQEEKKMLQIKLGTQEHTQLELPQLIDTMLADKNEEIDHLKEQLSKKEKQLNAYSSLALDDVQLRELTKQAEAKNSARTLSDILSIHSECEEFPEAIRAPNATHVTSHNISSFRVPTSMSKNTLHTNSLNTLEAPLLDLDKMDTQVPPLDLHSHTHSYSNGNVGHSEMELQRSGEESKSSSPKNNDVSEDSQRIEEVLNEKMKEIENISNQLQALQQELDSKSDLLCKYETELTTLQKQYQDLQDEFKETVENLVRDKNFYKGQYELAQASESKIKKDLEEVENILKLKTDELEDYKDRMQVNERIITELNANNTKLKREIEVREKDQMKRSNFLLQDTTQELQRFKELVLDKDIALETIQTRNIEIENENKQLYEFKTKVHMREREIAELQDEILRLTDGLNNRDQVIRKLEEMARRMSDVQSGTSSPSSSSNKDQEIHHLQEFLKEKDKVIRQMSDDSKSLQRALETIKSKMKESGNIVELRKKLKEERRLNEELRDTVQRLQKELQDVSARRSQEDSDIEDMVQRELHLSVRLDKQLMQVIKNDEVVDGIATEDQKTNEIRKDNELLRRLKDDLEIERDIMRHQIAEYEDRILQLKADLTEETKKVVKLDKELVSERNAVEFLRTQIEEHRRMAEVERIRETKLIEFLQTKLKASLENEEKLHNNLASMRQQQINLDSQLTFMRKLMEVENASRNLPNFAATVQNESDRTSENLEESREHNVELRENIKKLENEMSKYEKKLEIAMEEQERLISSLALTNGLKEILEADLRRTTEELRAREQDCNHLQKQLKVLTENKKQDQRDAELDEIKELRREINIAREVRIELEADLNCAKQELKKSSNRELKLARTVDSLKERETELNTRLLISKEKERKLKDLIENVKDAPASFMQKVKELSEAAEKYAVDKSNLEDKLGKLKVDRELLVQRVKLLEGQLKKLKTTQASSHQMPPIERLQNFYGMYLRERSRRKALVYQKKYLLCVVSSYQYCEENTLCVLAQLTRDQRSYARRPQNRKVRFRIIVFTIVSVHRMKKLTKCWRMGKIVGANAIMSSTDPLSDLPPVRNLASNHSPPVRERATIRSSEQY